The DNA window GTCCAAGGGCCGACGGACGGGAACGCGCCTGAGCCGCGACAGACCACGCCGCGGCAGCGAGTTGCCCGCTGTACGCAAACCTACGTCGACCGAGTAGCTGATGGTTCGTGCGGAATCGCTGAGCACCCGCGCCAGGTCGAACCGATCCCCGATTCGCAACGCAGCCCCGATCTCGTCCGCATCCTGTGCGCGCAGCTGGTCGCGTGCACGACCTGCGACCCGATGCAGCTCGGTACGGACGTCGAGCAACCGACCGTGCGCAAAGGCAAGGCCTCCACCTGGGGACTCGGGTCCGAGTCCAGGCATTCCATCGGTCAGCTGCGCGATCGACAGCGCGTCGAGAAGTTGTACGTCGCGAAGGCCCCCTCGTCCGCTCTTCAGGTCCGGTTCGGCGCGATGCGCGATTTCGCCGCTACGAACCCAGCGCGACCGTGTCTGAGTAATGAGATCGTCGAATCTGGTTCTGATGCCGGTACGCCATTCCCGACGAACGCCACCGATGAGCAGATTGCTCAACTCGACGTCCCCGGCGATGTGACGCGCTTCGAGCATGCCCAGCGCAGCAGTCATGTCCGTAGCCGCCACCTGCAGCGCCTGCGGAACGGTCCGCACGCTGTGATCGAGTTTGATGTGGGCGTCCCAGAGCGGGTACCACAGTTTGTCGGCGACTTCGGCCACGATCTCCGGGCTCATGTCGTCGTGCAGAAGAATCAGATCGAGGTCCGAGTACGGAAGTAGTTCGCGGCGCGCGAGACCCCCGACAGCCACGATTGCGAAGCCCGAGTCGGGCTTGATTCCGAGTTCGGCACCCTTGGTGGTCAACCAGAATTCGTGTAGATCGACCAAAGCCTGGCGAAGCGAGGGTGCATCGAGCCGGCGATTGCGATTTCCACCGTCGAGCAGTTGTTTTCTTGCGCGCGCCAAATCTGCTGCGGCGTCGTTGGTGCCCTTCGATGCGGAGCCCTTCGAGACCGAAGGCCCCGATCCTGCAGCTTTCGCTGGAGAATCGGGGCCGCCAGTCCGCGACCCGTGTGGGTCAGAGTGCATCGGCGCCGCGTTCTCCGGTGCGCACTCGGATGACCGAGTCGACCGGGGAGACCCATACCTTGCCGTCACCGATCTTGCCGGTGCGCGCAGCCTCGACGATGACCTCGACGACCTTCTCTACGGCCGCGTCGTCGACGACGACCTCGACACGCACCTTCGGCACGAAATCGACGGAATACTCCGCACCGCGGTAGACCTCGGTGTGGCCTTTCTGCCGTCCGTACCCCTGTACTTCACTGACCGTCATGCCAAGCACGCCGGCTTGTTCGAGGCCCGTCTTGACGTCCTCCAACGTGAACGGTTTGACGATTGCCGTGATCAGCTTCATTTTCTGCTTCCCTTCACAAGCTCATTTCAGTGCACGGTTGCATGCTGAGCGACTTCTCGCTCCTATCTCTACCCTGTCAGGCGAAGTCGTACGCAGTCTCGGCGTGTTCGGCCTCGTCGATGCCGTTGGCCTCTTCCTCTTCCGAGACGCGCCATCCG is part of the Rhodococcus sovatensis genome and encodes:
- a CDS encoding P-II family nitrogen regulator is translated as MKLITAIVKPFTLEDVKTGLEQAGVLGMTVSEVQGYGRQKGHTEVYRGAEYSVDFVPKVRVEVVVDDAAVEKVVEVIVEAARTGKIGDGKVWVSPVDSVIRVRTGERGADAL